One Eubacteriales bacterium mix99 genomic window carries:
- the holA gene encoding DNA polymerase III subunit delta — translation MEYMQLFKSIRSGKPGKLYLFHGPEEFTKEQALSQLTDRLIPPKLRDLNYQMIDGTETSADAIIAACETLPFLSDRRLIVVKDYVGLGGQKSGDEETLKKYLDRIADDTCLVFYHRGAADKTRKIYKAIKKNGETVEFVRLKNPELSRWTAKTFRKYGKEISGRELNYFLTQVGNNLEDISNEIRKLASYTGSSDCITMEEIDKLVTPSPEYTVFQLVDAISSRQRAKALKLLEVLLDSGQSVFGLISLIARQIKIMLLCKDYTEKGYSLRAVQKELRANPFKLHPYSVKKGMDQSQNFTMVQLRRDLDICLEADYGIKNGRVKERLGVEMLVIKMCVSE, via the coding sequence ATGGAATATATGCAACTTTTCAAGTCCATCCGCAGCGGAAAGCCGGGAAAACTGTATCTGTTCCACGGCCCGGAGGAGTTTACCAAGGAGCAGGCTTTGTCCCAGCTTACGGACCGGCTTATTCCCCCGAAGCTTCGGGATCTGAATTATCAGATGATCGACGGGACCGAGACTTCGGCGGATGCCATTATTGCTGCCTGTGAGACGCTTCCCTTTCTGTCGGATCGGAGACTGATCGTGGTGAAGGATTATGTTGGCCTGGGCGGGCAGAAGAGCGGGGATGAGGAAACCCTGAAAAAGTATCTGGATCGGATTGCGGATGATACCTGCCTGGTCTTTTATCACCGGGGTGCAGCGGATAAGACCCGTAAAATCTACAAGGCAATCAAAAAGAACGGAGAAACAGTTGAATTTGTGAGATTGAAAAATCCTGAGCTGTCCAGATGGACAGCGAAAACTTTTCGAAAATATGGCAAGGAGATTTCCGGGAGAGAATTAAACTATTTTCTGACCCAGGTTGGCAATAATCTGGAGGATATCAGCAATGAGATCCGGAAGCTGGCTTCCTATACCGGCAGTTCGGATTGTATCACAATGGAGGAGATTGACAAACTTGTCACGCCATCGCCGGAGTATACGGTTTTTCAGCTGGTGGATGCGATTTCTTCCCGGCAAAGGGCAAAGGCCCTGAAGCTGCTGGAAGTCCTGCTGGACAGCGGACAATCCGTCTTTGGCCTGATCTCCCTGATCGCCAGACAAATAAAAATCATGCTGCTGTGTAAGGATTATACGGAAAAGGGATATTCCCTGCGTGCGGTTCAGAAGGAACTTCGGGCCAATCCTTTCAAACTGCACCCGTATTCCGTGAAAAAAGGCATGGATCAGTCACAAAATTTTACCATGGTTCAGCTCCGCAGGGATCTGGATATCTGCCTGGAAGCGGACTACGGGATCAAGAATGGCAGAGTAAAGGAACGGCTGGGTGTGGAAATGCTGGTTATCAAAATGTGCGTATCAGAATAG
- a CDS encoding NAD(P)/FAD-dependent oxidoreductase encodes MKFFKDQYDVIIIGGALAGLASALTLSGKGMDVLVLEQHNLPGGLATSYVRNGFEIEATLHEMMSIGPKEHPFKIRKFLDEMGVDITWLRVPEAYRVILPNSGIDVTVPAGFEKVARAVEARCPGQGEKVMKLLRLCQSVTDSVNIVSVTPMSKPMMLLKHPDLVRTAGYSAMEVLDTFGFSREAIEILSPYWIYVGNPLSTLPFTVFAVLLADYFGGGSYICRGFSHEMSLAMAERAEELGVQIEYRQRVEKILVKDNRVYGVRTRRGDEIHADYVISGAYPHTVYSSMIEPRSEVPEGAARMLNGRKMSLTCFSVAMILDDTPENFNIHSYSVFTGPTMDTEKIWKQLQTLGPYEYLAVICLNMANPKAVPEGYTQLSITSLPRAEPWFEVKAEDYYDVKRKVAKQMIEEYSKILGVNLLDHIVEIETETPMTVARYTGAWNGGIYGFAHNQDDNIVARLAMQEEDRFISGLEFAGAHAISGNGMSPSITNGRKAAKNILDDVAAGEAGK; translated from the coding sequence TTGAAGTTTTTTAAGGATCAATACGATGTGATAATTATCGGCGGCGCACTGGCAGGCCTGGCCAGTGCCCTGACCCTCTCCGGAAAGGGCATGGATGTGCTTGTGCTGGAGCAGCATAACCTTCCGGGCGGGCTGGCCACCAGCTATGTCCGAAACGGATTCGAGATAGAAGCGACCCTGCACGAAATGATGAGCATCGGGCCAAAGGAGCATCCCTTTAAAATACGGAAGTTCCTTGATGAAATGGGCGTGGACATCACCTGGCTCCGGGTGCCGGAGGCGTATCGCGTTATACTCCCAAACAGCGGGATAGACGTTACGGTCCCGGCGGGATTTGAGAAGGTGGCCCGGGCCGTGGAAGCACGCTGCCCCGGACAGGGGGAGAAAGTGATGAAACTGCTGCGTCTCTGCCAATCCGTGACGGACAGCGTAAATATCGTATCGGTAACGCCGATGAGCAAGCCCATGATGCTGCTGAAACATCCGGATCTGGTCCGGACAGCCGGGTACTCCGCCATGGAGGTTCTCGATACCTTCGGCTTTTCCAGGGAAGCCATTGAAATCCTGTCCCCGTATTGGATCTATGTGGGAAATCCGCTGTCCACCCTCCCCTTCACCGTGTTTGCCGTCCTTCTGGCGGATTATTTCGGCGGCGGCAGCTATATTTGCAGAGGCTTTTCCCATGAAATGTCACTTGCAATGGCGGAACGTGCAGAGGAGCTGGGAGTCCAGATCGAATACCGCCAGCGGGTGGAAAAGATACTGGTAAAGGACAACAGGGTATACGGCGTCCGTACTCGGCGCGGGGATGAAATCCATGCGGATTACGTAATCAGCGGCGCTTATCCCCACACGGTCTATTCCTCCATGATCGAGCCACGCAGTGAAGTGCCGGAGGGCGCTGCCAGGATGCTGAATGGCAGAAAAATGTCCCTGACCTGCTTTTCGGTTGCCATGATCCTGGATGATACGCCGGAAAATTTCAACATTCATTCCTACAGTGTGTTTACCGGCCCGACAATGGATACCGAAAAGATCTGGAAGCAGCTTCAGACCCTCGGTCCTTATGAATATCTGGCAGTCATATGCCTGAACATGGCGAACCCCAAAGCGGTGCCGGAGGGCTATACCCAGCTCTCCATCACTTCCCTGCCCAGGGCAGAGCCATGGTTTGAGGTAAAAGCCGAAGACTATTATGACGTAAAGCGGAAAGTGGCAAAGCAGATGATTGAAGAATACAGCAAGATCCTTGGAGTGAATCTGTTGGATCATATCGTGGAGATCGAGACAGAAACGCCGATGACGGTTGCCCGCTATACCGGAGCATGGAACGGCGGGATTTACGGTTTTGCACACAACCAGGATGACAATATTGTCGCCCGGCTCGCCATGCAGGAGGAAGACAGATTCATTTCCGGCCTTGAGTTTGCCGGTGCCCATGCCATTTCCGGCAACGGCATGTCTCCTTCCATTACCAACGGAAGAAAGGCGGCAAAAAATATTCTGGATGACGTGGCAGCAGGGGAGGCGGGCAAATGA
- a CDS encoding thioesterase — MPESLVFPSVFPETAERTVQYSETDLNGHMNNSCYLDWMDDLLDVAFHRCHIIRSLQINFVSEVQTGQTVTIHWLLEDRLLFVKGCFDGRQIFAVRAIFQ, encoded by the coding sequence ATGCCCGAAAGTCTGGTGTTCCCTTCTGTGTTTCCGGAGACGGCCGAACGGACGGTTCAGTACAGCGAAACCGATCTCAACGGGCATATGAACAACAGCTGTTATCTAGACTGGATGGATGATTTGCTGGATGTTGCGTTTCATCGCTGCCATATCATCCGCAGTCTGCAGATCAATTTTGTCTCGGAGGTGCAAACCGGTCAGACGGTGACGATCCATTGGCTTTTAGAGGATCGCCTGCTTTTTGTAAAAGGCTGTTTTGACGGCAGGCAAATCTTTGCTGTCCGCGCCATTTTTCAATAG
- a CDS encoding TetR/AcrR family transcriptional regulator, which translates to MPRKQTTQQEKEDRRRTLLKTARPIFAAHGYRSTTIHAIAKAANFSVGTVYLTFPHGKQELFKTLYEESLDLLADSFDEALHIPATDFRGRICILLYSYINFYRHQHPNYLILSEGLRGNNTVIAGDRRLKEKGICILHQLEQPIAKGIQQGIVPAGNIFQTVVTLWAMFDGILMLAEKVRINELDLGLRDCYVQGINIILDGLLTDEKD; encoded by the coding sequence ATGCCACGGAAACAGACAACCCAACAGGAAAAAGAGGATCGCCGCCGCACCCTGCTAAAAACCGCCCGCCCGATTTTTGCAGCTCATGGCTATCGCAGCACAACCATTCATGCCATAGCCAAAGCCGCAAACTTCAGTGTAGGCACCGTTTATCTTACCTTTCCCCACGGGAAACAGGAGCTTTTCAAAACACTGTACGAAGAAAGCCTGGACCTTCTGGCGGACAGCTTTGATGAAGCACTCCATATCCCCGCAACGGATTTCCGGGGGCGTATCTGTATTCTCCTTTACAGCTACATCAACTTTTACCGGCATCAGCACCCGAACTATCTGATCCTGTCCGAAGGGCTACGGGGCAATAATACTGTCATTGCCGGGGATCGCCGGCTGAAAGAAAAAGGCATCTGCATCCTGCATCAGCTGGAGCAGCCCATAGCGAAAGGAATTCAGCAGGGGATCGTCCCTGCCGGCAACATATTCCAGACCGTGGTAACGCTTTGGGCGATGTTTGACGGCATCCTGATGCTGGCGGAAAAAGTGCGTATCAACGAACTGGATCTGGGGCTCCGGGACTGCTATGTCCAGGGCATCAACATCATACTGGACGGATTGCTGACAGATGAGAAGGACTGA
- the hypB gene encoding hydrogenase nickel incorporation protein HypB, translated as MENKKLKVIEVKESVLKNNDMQAEKLRKQLKGEKTFLLNLMSSPGSGKTCTVLRTIEKLKNEMTIGVMEADIDSAVDAEKVSETGVRTIQIHTGGACHLDAEMTGQGLLAINSGNLDFLILENVGNLVCPAEFDTGASKNAMILSVPEGDDKPLKYPLMFSEVDALLINKIDCMDYFDFDVEAVKERVRKLNPNAAIFEISAKTGEGFDKWADWLRREVSAWNGETQDFSLA; from the coding sequence ATGGAAAATAAAAAGCTGAAAGTCATTGAAGTAAAGGAAAGTGTACTGAAAAACAACGATATGCAGGCGGAGAAGCTGAGAAAGCAGCTGAAAGGCGAAAAAACCTTTCTGCTCAATCTGATGTCTTCTCCGGGTTCCGGAAAGACCTGCACGGTCCTGCGCACCATTGAAAAGCTAAAGAATGAAATGACTATTGGAGTCATGGAAGCAGATATTGATTCTGCCGTAGATGCCGAGAAAGTATCGGAAACGGGAGTCCGTACCATCCAGATCCATACCGGCGGAGCCTGTCATCTGGATGCAGAAATGACGGGACAGGGTCTCCTCGCAATTAATTCCGGAAATCTTGATTTTCTGATCCTGGAAAACGTGGGCAATCTCGTCTGCCCTGCTGAGTTTGACACAGGCGCATCGAAAAATGCCATGATTCTCAGTGTGCCGGAAGGAGACGACAAGCCACTGAAATATCCTTTGATGTTTTCGGAAGTGGATGCGTTGCTTATCAATAAAATTGACTGCATGGACTATTTTGATTTCGACGTGGAAGCGGTAAAGGAAAGAGTCCGCAAATTAAACCCGAACGCTGCCATATTTGAAATCTCGGCAAAAACAGGCGAAGGCTTCGACAAATGGGCGGACTGGCTGCGCAGGGAAGTTAGTGCCTGGAATGGGGAAACGCAGGATTTTTCCCTTGCGTAA
- a CDS encoding iron-sulfur cluster-binding domain-containing protein: MKVHGFLKDIGGAGRVTRRRRTIIQHAGSQMMTRDPINETAAKLHPRTIALRVTRIRQISPTARAFRFVPQDTPLPVFQAGQYLSMDFQIGKTITTRPYSISSAPFEARGPNPFVEITVRKKGSTFVPDYLFGHVEAGDVLTGSMPHGQFYYEPLRDAENVVALAGGSGITPFYSMAREIAYGKLDFHLTILYGSAKADDIIFRNELNALEGPKIHTVHVLSEDPAWKGNKGFLTAELIRKYAEGDTTYLICGPQAMYQFVEKELKTLQIPRRRIRREVFGTPKEIAKYPGFPDAAIGKTFQLTVRRGIHEDTLPAKAEEPVAISLERAGIPIGTHCRSGECGFCRSQIISGNLFVCPDGDGRRKMDRERGWFHPCASYPVSDLTIKIPIL, from the coding sequence ATGAAGGTACATGGATTTCTGAAAGATATTGGAGGCGCCGGACGGGTGACCCGGCGCAGGCGCACCATTATTCAGCATGCCGGCAGTCAGATGATGACGCGGGATCCGATCAATGAGACCGCAGCGAAGCTGCATCCCCGGACCATTGCACTCCGGGTCACCAGAATCCGCCAGATATCCCCCACCGCCCGGGCCTTCCGCTTCGTGCCGCAAGACACACCGCTGCCGGTATTCCAGGCAGGGCAGTATCTGAGCATGGATTTTCAGATCGGAAAGACCATCACAACAAGGCCTTATTCAATTTCTTCCGCTCCGTTTGAAGCGCGAGGCCCGAATCCTTTTGTGGAGATCACGGTCCGGAAAAAGGGAAGCACTTTTGTGCCGGATTATCTGTTCGGTCATGTAGAAGCCGGGGATGTCCTGACCGGTTCCATGCCCCATGGCCAGTTTTATTACGAGCCCCTGCGGGACGCTGAAAACGTCGTGGCTCTGGCAGGCGGCAGCGGCATTACGCCTTTTTACTCAATGGCACGGGAAATTGCTTACGGCAAGCTGGATTTCCACCTTACCATACTTTATGGCAGCGCCAAAGCAGATGACATTATTTTCAGAAATGAGCTGAATGCCCTGGAGGGTCCGAAAATCCATACAGTGCATGTCCTCAGTGAGGACCCTGCCTGGAAAGGGAACAAGGGCTTTCTCACTGCAGAACTCATCAGAAAATACGCAGAAGGGGACACCACCTATTTGATCTGCGGGCCACAGGCAATGTATCAATTTGTTGAAAAGGAACTGAAAACGCTGCAAATCCCACGCAGGCGGATCCGCCGTGAAGTGTTCGGAACCCCGAAGGAAATTGCAAAATATCCCGGATTTCCGGATGCTGCCATCGGCAAAACATTTCAACTGACCGTCCGGCGGGGAATTCACGAGGATACACTCCCTGCAAAAGCCGAAGAGCCGGTGGCAATTTCCCTGGAACGTGCAGGAATCCCCATCGGAACGCACTGCCGAAGCGGGGAATGCGGATTTTGCAGAAGTCAGATTATTTCAGGAAACCTGTTTGTATGCCCGGACGGAGACGGAAGACGAAAAATGGACCGGGAGCGGGGATGGTTTCATCCCTGCGCTTCATACCCGGTCAGCGATCTGACCATCAAAATACCCATTCTGTGA
- the gpr gene encoding GPR endopeptidase — MKRTIRTDLAVEAREMAQEDNQYEIPGVRVENAGQKDINVTRVEVVSKLGEESIGKPMGNYITLDVPGIRDGDPQYGERVKGQLAAEIRRLVHLNDNSVILVAGLGNWNVTPDAVGPKVVNRILVTRHIFEYVPDEVDDRMRSICAVAPGVLGITGIETGEILKGIVDKVHPDLVIAIDALASRKTDRIATTIQVADTGINPGSGIGNKRMGLTQQTLGVPTLAIGIPTVVYAHTIGRDALGMLIQELSDNTSPESGFSRMLKSMDEQHLDSLVSEVVTQGMGDLVVTPKEVDVLIDDVADIIADGINLAVNKGMTLEDVNRYLH, encoded by the coding sequence ATGAAGAGAACCATTCGGACCGACCTGGCGGTGGAAGCCAGGGAAATGGCCCAGGAAGATAACCAATATGAAATTCCGGGTGTGCGGGTGGAAAATGCCGGGCAAAAAGATATCAACGTAACAAGGGTGGAGGTGGTTTCCAAACTGGGGGAAGAAAGTATCGGCAAACCCATGGGAAACTATATTACCCTGGATGTTCCCGGGATCCGGGACGGGGATCCACAATACGGGGAAAGGGTCAAAGGGCAGCTGGCTGCCGAAATACGCAGGTTGGTGCATTTAAACGATAACAGTGTCATACTGGTGGCAGGGCTTGGAAACTGGAATGTCACACCCGATGCGGTGGGCCCGAAGGTGGTGAACCGCATTCTGGTCACCCGGCATATTTTTGAGTACGTTCCCGACGAAGTGGATGACCGCATGCGCTCTATCTGTGCCGTAGCTCCCGGGGTTCTTGGAATTACAGGAATCGAGACCGGCGAGATTCTAAAGGGAATTGTGGATAAAGTTCATCCGGACCTAGTGATCGCCATCGATGCCCTGGCATCCCGCAAGACAGATCGGATTGCCACCACGATTCAGGTGGCGGATACCGGCATCAATCCCGGATCGGGGATCGGAAATAAAAGAATGGGACTCACGCAGCAGACCCTGGGGGTACCGACCCTTGCCATCGGCATCCCGACCGTGGTGTATGCACATACCATCGGGCGGGACGCGCTGGGAATGCTGATTCAGGAGCTGTCTGACAACACATCACCGGAGAGTGGATTTTCCAGAATGCTGAAGTCCATGGACGAACAGCATCTGGACAGTCTGGTCAGCGAAGTGGTGACCCAGGGTATGGGGGATCTGGTGGTAACGCCCAAGGAAGTGGACGTTCTGATTGACGATGTGGCGGACATTATTGCAGACGGGATCAATCTGGCGGTCAACAAGGGCATGACACTGGAAGATGTGAACCGCTATCTGCATTGA
- the rpsT gene encoding 30S ribosomal protein S20, protein MPNIKSAKKRAKTSQARTLKNQMVKSELKTTIRKFNTTLQDKGFEDAQALCPNVVKTIDMAAAKGVIHKNAANRKKAKLALRLNTATAAAQK, encoded by the coding sequence TTGCCAAATATCAAGTCCGCCAAGAAGCGGGCAAAAACATCCCAGGCCAGGACCTTGAAGAATCAGATGGTCAAGTCGGAGTTAAAGACAACGATCCGGAAGTTCAATACGACTTTGCAGGACAAGGGCTTCGAGGATGCACAGGCTCTCTGTCCCAATGTTGTTAAGACAATTGATATGGCTGCCGCAAAGGGTGTCATTCATAAGAATGCAGCCAATCGCAAAAAGGCAAAACTGGCTCTTCGATTGAATACAGCCACTGCTGCTGCCCAGAAATGA
- a CDS encoding hydrogenase maturation nickel metallochaperone HypA, translating to MHEMGIVLNMIETVEQIAAENHAEKIGSLVLQIGELSTAIPVYMKECFDMAKEQTILEDAELIIEIIPGNGVCQDCGKVYNIVKSNAKCPRCGSRIWECISGRELLIKEIGVYEA from the coding sequence GTGCATGAAATGGGCATCGTACTGAATATGATCGAAACTGTGGAGCAAATCGCAGCGGAAAACCATGCGGAAAAAATCGGAAGCCTGGTCCTGCAGATCGGGGAGCTGTCCACTGCCATTCCGGTCTATATGAAGGAATGTTTTGATATGGCAAAGGAGCAGACGATTCTGGAGGATGCGGAGCTGATCATCGAAATCATTCCCGGCAACGGAGTTTGTCAGGACTGCGGCAAGGTATACAACATTGTGAAAAGCAACGCAAAATGTCCCCGCTGCGGAAGCCGCATATGGGAATGCATTTCCGGCAGGGAGCTGCTGATCAAGGAAATCGGAGTATATGAAGCATAA
- a CDS encoding FAD-dependent oxidoreductase: MVKKKVLRLANKITVESKTGLRIKPTDPEYRILEPVVTEEMAEVGLALKVRKSLPLEEVAGRCGKSPERTSQLLWDLADAGVVMIKTVDGTDGYWLPIWVPGIMEMMVGNKKNVEKYPVIAECFEEYTRQRTAIMAPNLPTGKGVMRVIPVEQAIMSESRAASYEEVSRLINENDMISVTDCSCRRSRRLMGEGCGHLEKDMCIQLGQGAEIYVRTGKARRITKEEAFDILRRAEENGLVHEITNVDGDGNAHAICNCCSCSCFSLRIAKLYNTPDMVRSNYVSHVDPEKCVACGQCVENCQMNALKLGQKLCAKTPLPEKKRDLPYDSVWGEDKWDPDYRNDREDVAESGTSPCKTECPAHIGIQGYIKLAAQGKYRDALELIKRENPFPAVCGRICPRKCESACTRGDVDDPVAIDEIKKFIAEQDMKQEHRFVPELRHHYGKKIAVIGAGPAGLSCAYFLAIDGYRVTVFEKQPVPGGMLTLGIPSFRLEKDVVHSEIDILEELGVTFRMETEVGKDISLEELRSQGYEAFYLAIGAQTGRSLGVEGEEAQGIVSGIAFLRNVNLGRPSGLKGRTLVIGGGNVAVDVARTAVRAGADTVDMFCLESQEEMPALEEETEEAAAEGITIHNSWGPKRMITENGRVTAVEFMKCVSVFDEAHRFRPKYDENNTVLADADNVLLSIGQSMDWGDLAKNSRLVINRNGTVQADPFTWQTEEPDVFAGGDVVTGPKFAIDAIAAGKEGAISIHRFVQPGQSLTIGRDRKRYHALDKDNIELGDYDSTRRQRPASVDHSKSRTTFRDLRGAFTEEQVKRETERCLGCGATVVDEYMCVGCGICTTKCKFDAVSLVKRYDAAGQPFEKLLPTLASGMVKRGARIAVKSAKNVIRRDPKRESRPMTANRKDTFRGNTGA, translated from the coding sequence ATGGTAAAAAAGAAAGTGCTTCGGCTTGCCAACAAAATCACCGTGGAATCAAAAACCGGTTTGCGAATCAAGCCGACGGATCCGGAATATCGGATTCTGGAACCTGTGGTGACAGAAGAAATGGCGGAAGTGGGCCTTGCCCTGAAGGTCCGTAAAAGTCTGCCTCTGGAAGAAGTCGCCGGGAGATGCGGCAAATCCCCGGAACGGACCAGCCAGCTCCTGTGGGATCTGGCAGACGCCGGCGTTGTCATGATCAAAACAGTCGACGGAACCGATGGCTACTGGCTGCCGATCTGGGTTCCGGGAATCATGGAAATGATGGTGGGCAATAAGAAAAACGTAGAGAAATATCCGGTTATCGCAGAATGTTTTGAGGAATATACCCGACAGAGAACGGCAATTATGGCGCCGAACCTTCCCACCGGCAAAGGCGTCATGCGTGTCATTCCCGTGGAACAGGCCATAATGAGCGAATCCAGAGCGGCGTCCTATGAAGAAGTCTCCCGCCTGATCAATGAAAACGATATGATCTCAGTAACGGATTGCTCCTGCCGCAGATCCAGAAGGCTCATGGGAGAAGGATGCGGCCATCTGGAAAAGGATATGTGCATCCAGCTGGGGCAGGGAGCCGAAATCTATGTCCGAACGGGGAAAGCCCGGAGAATCACAAAAGAAGAAGCCTTCGACATTCTCAGACGAGCAGAGGAAAACGGCCTGGTTCATGAGATCACCAATGTGGACGGCGACGGGAATGCGCACGCCATATGCAATTGCTGTTCCTGTTCCTGCTTTTCCCTGCGCATTGCCAAACTGTACAATACACCGGATATGGTACGTTCCAATTACGTATCCCATGTGGATCCGGAGAAGTGTGTGGCATGCGGGCAATGTGTTGAAAACTGTCAGATGAATGCTTTGAAGCTGGGGCAAAAGCTCTGTGCGAAAACACCGCTTCCGGAAAAGAAACGGGATCTGCCGTATGATTCGGTATGGGGAGAAGACAAGTGGGATCCGGACTATCGCAACGACAGGGAAGACGTTGCCGAAAGCGGTACCAGTCCCTGCAAGACAGAATGCCCTGCCCATATCGGCATTCAGGGGTATATCAAGCTGGCAGCCCAGGGCAAATACCGGGACGCACTGGAACTGATCAAAAGGGAAAACCCCTTCCCGGCGGTATGCGGACGCATCTGTCCGAGAAAATGCGAATCGGCCTGTACCAGGGGAGATGTGGATGATCCGGTGGCCATTGATGAAATCAAGAAATTCATCGCGGAACAGGATATGAAGCAAGAGCATCGCTTTGTACCGGAATTACGACACCACTATGGGAAAAAGATTGCCGTGATCGGTGCCGGTCCGGCAGGCCTGTCCTGTGCCTACTTTCTGGCAATCGACGGTTATCGTGTGACCGTATTTGAAAAGCAGCCGGTACCCGGCGGGATGCTGACACTGGGGATCCCCTCCTTCCGGCTGGAAAAGGATGTGGTTCATTCAGAGATTGATATTCTAGAGGAACTGGGGGTTACCTTCCGGATGGAAACGGAAGTGGGAAAGGATATCAGCCTGGAGGAACTTCGCAGCCAGGGCTATGAAGCATTTTATCTGGCCATCGGCGCACAGACGGGACGAAGCCTGGGAGTCGAAGGAGAAGAGGCGCAAGGGATCGTTTCCGGCATCGCATTCCTGCGCAATGTCAATCTGGGCAGGCCCTCCGGGCTGAAGGGCAGGACCCTGGTCATCGGCGGCGGAAATGTAGCCGTCGACGTTGCAAGGACTGCCGTTCGCGCCGGAGCCGATACGGTTGACATGTTCTGCCTGGAAAGCCAGGAGGAAATGCCTGCCCTGGAAGAAGAAACCGAAGAAGCCGCGGCAGAAGGCATCACCATCCATAATTCCTGGGGACCGAAACGCATGATCACGGAAAACGGACGGGTAACCGCAGTGGAATTTATGAAATGCGTTTCCGTATTTGATGAAGCCCATCGTTTCCGCCCGAAATACGATGAGAACAATACGGTTCTGGCAGATGCGGACAACGTATTGCTTTCCATCGGACAGTCCATGGACTGGGGAGACCTCGCAAAAAACAGCCGGCTGGTCATCAACCGGAATGGCACCGTCCAGGCAGACCCGTTTACCTGGCAGACCGAGGAGCCCGATGTGTTTGCTGGCGGAGATGTGGTGACCGGGCCGAAATTTGCCATAGATGCCATAGCTGCAGGCAAGGAAGGCGCCATTTCCATCCACCGCTTTGTCCAGCCCGGGCAGAGCCTGACCATCGGCCGCGACCGGAAAAGGTATCATGCGCTGGACAAGGATAATATCGAGCTGGGGGATTATGACTCCACCCGCCGGCAAAGACCTGCATCCGTCGACCACAGCAAATCCAGAACAACTTTCCGGGATCTGCGTGGTGCGTTTACAGAGGAACAGGTCAAAAGGGAAACGGAACGCTGCCTTGGATGCGGCGCCACGGTCGTTGACGAATATATGTGCGTGGGATGCGGAATCTGCACAACGAAATGCAAATTTGACGCCGTTTCCCTGGTGAAACGATACGATGCTGCCGGACAGCCTTTTGAGAAGCTTCTGCCGACCCTTGCCTCGGGCATGGTAAAACGCGGTGCCAGAATTGCCGTCAAAAGTGCAAAGAATGTAATAAGAAGGGATCCGAAACGGGAAAGCCGCCCTATGACAGCAAACAGGAAGGATACATTTAGAGGGAACACCGGTGCATGA